The Canis lupus baileyi chromosome 11, mCanLup2.hap1, whole genome shotgun sequence genome includes a window with the following:
- the CHADL gene encoding chondroadherin-like protein, with product MEGPQSVSLVLLLPLLLPLGPAWPVAAQRCPPTCVCDNPRRHVACRHQNLTEVPDAVPELTQRLDLQGNLLKVIPPAAFRDLPYLTHLDLRHCQVELVAEGAFRGLGRLQILNLASNRLSSLPQEALDGLGSLQRLDLERNVLEELRPGTFGALGALTTLNLAHNALVYLPAMTFQGLPRARWLRLSHNALSVLDPEALAGLPALRRLSLQHNELQALPGLALSQARALARLELGHNPFTYVGEEDGLALPGLRELTLEHGALQALDARAFARCPRLHTLDLRGNQLDTVPPLQGPGQLRRLRLHGNPLWCGCRARPLLEWLARARVHSDGACRGPRRLGGEALDALRPSDLRCPGGAEEEEELAAAWARTPPGGLGHGEDGADGAAVPCPPGCVCASESRHSGCESRGLRAVPRGFPSHTQLLDLRRNHFPSVPRAAFPGLGGLVSLHLQHCGIAELEAGALAGLASLIYLYLSDNRLAGLSAAALEGAPRLAYLYLERNRFQRVPGTALRALPGLFSLHLQHNAVERLEPGDLAGSQALRWLYLSANRISHVSPGAIGPAPDLEKLYLDRNQLQGVPTVALEGLPTLLELQLSGNPLRALPDGAFRPVGGSLQHLFLNSSGLEQISPRAFSGLGPWLQSLHLQKNQLQAMPALPHLSQLELIDLSGNPFHCDCQLLPLHRWLIGLNLRVGATCATPPSAHGQRVKAATAVFEMCPGWAARKAKQMPASGPSARRTP from the exons ATGGAGGG gcCCCAGAGCGTCTCCTTGgtgctgctgcttcctctgctgctgcccctgggCCCAGCCTGGCCTGTAGCTGCCCAACGCTGCCCACCGACGTGCGTTTGTGACAATCCCAGGCGGCATGTTGCCTGTCGGCACCAGAACCTCACGGAGGTGCCAGACGCCGTCCCCGAG CTGACTCAGCGGCTGGACCTCCAAGGCAACCTGCTGAAGGTCATCCCCCCAGCTGCCTTCCGGGACCTGCCCTACCTGACACACCTCGACCTGCGGCACTGCCAGGTGGAGCTGGTGGCCGAGGGCGCCTTCCGGGGCCTGGGCCGCCTGCAGATCCTCAACCTGGCCTCCAACCGCCTGAGCTCGCTGCCCCAGGAGGCCCTGGAcgggctgggctccctgcagcggCTGGACCTGGAGAGGAACGTGCTGGAGGAGCTGCGGCCGGGGACCTTCGGGGCCCTGGGTGCGCTGACCACCCTGAACCTGGCCCACAACGCGCTGGTCTACCTGCCGGCCATGACCTTCCAGGGGCTGCCGCGCGCGCGCTGGCTGCGCCTGTCCCACAATGCGCTCAGCGTGCTGGACCCCGAGGCCCTGGCTGGCCTGCCCGCCCTGCGCCGGCTCAGCCTCCAGCACAACGAGCTGCAGGCGCTGCCGGGACTGGCCTTGTCCCAGGCCCGGGCGCTGGCCCGGCTCGAGCTGGGCCACAACCCGTTCACCTACGTGGGCGAGGAGGACGGGCTGGCGCTGCCCGGTCTCCGGGAGCTGACGCTGGAGCACGGCGCCCTGCAGGCCCTGGATGCAAGGGCCTTCGCCCGCTGCCCCCGCCTGCACACTCTGGATCTCCGCGGGAACCAGCTGGACACTGTGCCGCCGCTGCAGGGCCCGGGGCAGCTGCGCCGGCTGCGGCTGCACGGGAACCCGCTGTGGTGCGGCTGCCGCGCCCGGCCGCTGCTCGAGTGGCTGGCGCGGGCGCGGGTGCACTCGGACGGCGCGTGCAGGGGGCCGCGGCGCCTCGGCGGGGAGGCCCTGGACGCCCTGCGGCCCTCGGACCTGCGCTGCCCCGGCGgcgccgaggaggaggaggaactggCTGCTGCGTGGGCCCGCACCCCTCCGGGCGGCCTGGGGCACGGGGAGGACGGGGCGGACGGGGCGGCGGTGCCCTGCCCGCCGGGCTGCGTGTGCGCCTCCGAGTCCCGGCACAGCGGCTGCGAGAGCCGGGGCCTGCGGGCCGTGCCCCGCGGCTTCCCCAGCCACACGCAGCTGCTGGACCTGAGGCGGAACCACTTCCCCTCGGTGCCCCGGGCCGCCTTCCCAGGCCTGGGCGGCCTGGTGTCGCTGCACCTGCAGCATTGCGGCATCGCCGAGCTGGAGGCGGGCGCCCTGGCGGGGCTGGCCAGCCTCATCTACCTCTACCTCTCCGACAACCGGCTCGCAGGCCTCAGCGCCGCGGCCCTGGAGGGGGCGCCCCGCCTCGCCTACCTGTACCTGGAACGCAACCGCTTCCAGCGGGTGCCTGGGACCGCCCTGCGCGCCCTGCCCGGCCTCTTCTCCCTGCACCTGCAGCACAACGCCGTGGAGCGCCTGGAACccggggacctggctggctcGCAGGCCTTGCGCTGGCTCTACCTGAGCGCCAACCGCATCTCTCACGTGTCCCCTGGCGCCATAGGCCCCGCTCCGGACCTGGAGAAGCTGTACCTGGACAGGAACCAGCTGCAGGGGGTGCCCACCGTGGCCCTGGAGGGGCTGCCCACCCTCCTGGAGCTGCAGCTCTCGGGGAACCCGCTCAGAGCCCTGCCAGATGGGGCCTTCCGGCCCGTGGGTGGGTCACTGCAGCACCTCTTCCTCAACAGCAGCGGCCTGGAGCAG ATTTCTCCCAGGGCATTTTCGGGCCTGGGgccctggctccagagcctgcacCTGCAGAAGAACCAGCTGCAGGCCATGCCTGCCCTGCCCCATCTCAGCCAGCTGGAGCTCATCGACCTCAGCGGCAATCCCTTCCACTGCGATTGCCAGCTGCTCCCGCTGCACAG GTGGCTCATTGGGCTGAACCTGCGTGTGGGGGCCACCTGTGCCACCCCTCCCAGTGCCCACGGCCAGAGGGTGAAGGCTGCGACTGCGGTCTTTGAAATGTGCCCAGGCTGGGCTGCCAGGAAGGCCAAGCAGATGCCTGCTTCCGGACCCAGTGCCAGGAGGACCCCATGA